taattttattttgaaccAATATAATACAGTAAATGTTCACAATACAATTTGTCTACAGAAAACAATATTAATATCAAAAAGAAAACTTCATCATTAGCCTACGTTCAAAAAGGACCGTGAAGAAGCTTATTATTTTATCCGACAATTCACATTGCCATACAAATCCATTACAACATGTCCCTTAAATAGGACCTACATATTTATTAAACCATGTCCCTTAAATTCAAGTTATACACCAACAAATAATTGATAACAAACCGAATAATCTTTACCATACACATTCTCTCATTTTACAATCATGTGCATAAATACATGCAttgctttcaaaaaaatttaaaacagGAAAGCTATAGGAATACAACAATATTAGCTATGTTAATTTGGATATATATGCCATGTTACTATTacttgttaaaggaaaacaccaccagttttcaatatttaactatgttcttacatcaacttagacaaatgaataaatacttATCTTtcttcaatgcgtgcacttttaatctttgtacagcgccttgtgaatgtgttagcatttagcctagccccattcattccttaggatccaaacagggatgaatttagatgccaccaaacacttccatgtttaccctatttaaagactgttacatgagtagttacaccagtaagtatggtggcacaaaacaaaactttaGTTTGAAGCCATAAtggagctaggctaaatgctaacacattcaagaagcgctgtacaaagattaaaagtgcacgcattgaaaaaaatataggcatgtattaattcatctaagttgaggtaaaaacatagtaaaatattgaaaacggtggtgttttcctttaaagtcacaatggCTGGTCCCAAAGCTCTAGAATTCTGCTTTTGGTGGCACAAAGGCGtaaaggcatcaaggcatgtcaaAATCGAATGTCTCATTGgcctgtcccacaattctatgcatgGTTGaccggtcgagttcgaaaaaataagatggcggccaagaaagcggctggagcacaaatttagtatAAATTAGCTTTATACTATAAAGTTTGTActaatattttcactttttacaccttttgattgcatttctagtgagacatttatattgtagttttcaaatatgggattagttatcacaaaaccgatctctgtttatatttcaaacagaattcCATTACAATGCCTATGAAGTCTGTCCGAATGCGTTTCTCGGAGCTTTCATACCTCCGAAGTCATTGCTTCATGACAACAAATCAGCTGATAGCTTTCTGAAGTTTGAATCTATTACTTCCAGGGCCCCGCTGATCGGAAGTAAAGAAAGATCATTTCGGGGAGGGGGATTTGCCACATTATGACGCCACATAaatttttctcatttgtaaaaaaaagtcatttgTAAAACAAATGCCACAATTTTCCTcccaaataaaagttttaaagtaaattaaagtacattttaatttcattgagACTTTAGATATATCCACACAACTTTTCAAAATTTCATATTCTCATTTTCGGatgtttattttatcattttctcTGATTGGCTATTTTAGAAACGCTGTTGTATCCTTGCTCTCTGACTGGCTGTCAGGTTTAAGCACACTTTCTGCACATGACCCAGCTGAGAGCTCATTTCACATTAGGTTGGGGTCAGGGAGGGGGTCAGCCTCCTCTTACATTGTCATGAAATTAAAGGTTAGGatatcttaaaaatgtttccttatttaatttaaacaaacttACATATGACACATTTTGAATTATTGTCTGACAGTAACAATGTCATGCAATGCTCTAACGTGAAcaatttttgacatttttttctgcCTTGAGCATTAATTTGCATTTTttcaatttgtttagttttaacctGAAATTTGACTGAGTTATGCTAATCCCGGTGTAGGAAAGTTCACAAATGAATTGCAAAGCTTAAAATGAATTGCGACATTAATGTAAAGTGCTTGCACACTGTACATTTGAACTAATGATGGCAGTCACTTACTGTAATCCCATTTACTGTAATAGATACAGACCTACATGAAGAGTGTAAATGTATTGTGCAGGGATTTGTCTTGTCACTATTTCCACTGTTTTCcaatatgatttttttcacCTGCAACAGTATAATGATAGTAACTAAACAATTGAGGCGAATTTGGATGCAGCATACTTCTTAAGTATTCAAAAAAATCTCCTACATAttaacttctctgtctttgctGTGAGCTTGGCCTCATCTGCACTTTGCCAAATGACCGTACAAGACCTTCATGTGAAGGAGGCTCAAGTCCTGTTGCATAAGGATCCCTTTCCCTCTGCCAGTGATTCTTTAACGGGCAGGGTTCACCATCATCTCATTAACCAAAGTTATTTTAGGTGTCAACTTCAGTTTAGTTGAATCTGGATATAATAGGTTTAGACACTCAGCATTCAGTCCATCCCTGTGGAGCACCAGTGTGGATTTTTCAAGGCTACTGTTCACCTCATCGCCAAAGTACACCTGCACCGTAACCCATCGGAAAGGGCCAACTGCCTGGCTACGGGACAGAGACTGTTTTCTATCCCTGCAGGACAGCAGCCATGGGTAACAATCACGCAAGTCTGGATGACATCCTTGCTGAGGATATGCACCACTGGTATAACAAGTTCATGAAGGAGTCTCCATCAGGCCTGATAACGCTGTTTGAACTCAAGTCCATTCTCGGATTGCAGGGTATGAGCGAGGATGCAAATAGTTACGTGGACCAGGTGTTCTTCACATTCGACATGGATGGGGTAAAGATTACTGTTTCTGATTATTATTCTTGATGATAGTTCTGGTTGTAAGATGATTATCATAGGTCATCATTCAGAgtgtgatattttatgtttttttcaaaaGGACTTTTAAAACAAAGATTAAGATGGGTAAAATAAGGACAGCCCTAATGGTGAACCCATTTATTCTTTACCTCAAAAGTAAAAAGTGTCAAATGTTTTGTCAAGTTTGacaaaatgtgacctctgcatttaacccattgCAAGTTATGAAccccttgctcaagggcaccacagttgCAACCTGCCTACCATGAGGCTCAAACCATGCCCCACTGTGCAAACAACTAGAATACTATTGGCCTTAAAGGAGGCTGCCTATAACAGcatttaaatacatgtattatgACCCTAATGCACACTGGTCTACTTAGAGAAAAATAAACGTATGgggtttcccgaacagggctTTTTCTAAAACGCATGTTTTGAATTTtgcatcttgcactgacatatcttaacatattgtttaatctcaagatgcacacaccagtattgtttttagtaaggtatgtaTTTAAATGGTCCAATATAACtaagcctagtcctggattaatctaaaccctgtccgggaaactgccccttaatgTCCTAAATAAGTTAGGGGTTAATAACGTGTCACATGCTATGATCttgtttgaattttttttagatagATTGTTCATATTTAGACCtgctttaactcattccccaccagcccttttttaaaacaaaagttgcccaccagcattttcacaaaagtttcacaaaatgccttccaggaaaaaaaatctataaatatacaaatatattgtGAAAgtacagaccctctgctttcaaacaaacaaacaaaacaagaaaaacgtttcatcctatctttatttgttctctttttataaccttttaaatatgtgtaggattcttcaaaaataaaaaattttgagcaaaaagttgaaataattgcatttttgcaaacaaattttattagagatcagattcagaatgatgatcaaaacatatacacaaagtttaaaatgttgttaataaagcaataagccccaagaagcagtgggttaccagtgcattttattgcagctaaggggcgttgttaggcaccaCTGCTTcacggggcttattgcttttataaaacggttacttcatatgcatagcaggatttcattaaataaaatacaaagaagttgtaattatattattacaaaCATTACTCTTCCACCAAACAAAATAGTTCCTCAGATTCAAGTGTGGCCATAACAATTAAattgattaaagactgtggtgtttattttcataaaacaacattctcctaatttatacattaacatgtatatcgtgcaactgttgagtGGTGATCAAATATGCTTTGAAGCATGCTTATCCTTTTCCCGTcaccttattttttttaagttgccacccagttttagtttaatgccttcaaggaaaatgttcttctttaaataaacataaaatatatcaattaaaagaacaGGCCCTCcactttcaaacaacaaaaaaacccgtttcatcctaccttcatttgttcttttatcacctctcaaattttgagctaaaagctgagataattccatttttgtggattccattttttttacaagaaCTTTTGTAAAAGAGCAGATTGAGCACATTTGCAAAAATAAAGTTATACTAGTTCTACAACCACCCACAGGAGCAAATTAAAAACAGATTTAAAAAGCAGACTTCTGAAACATGAATAGTGTAATTATGTGCTGTCTTCACATTTCctctctttttgtttttttaggaTGGGTATATAGATTTTGTAGAATATATTGCTGCCATTAGCCTTATGCTCAAGGGGGAAATCAACCAGAAACTAAAGTGGTACTTCAAACTTTTTGACCAGGATGGCAATGGGAAAATTGACAAGGATGAATTGGAGACCATATTCACGGTAATGAATCAACTTTTATTGTGGCGTTGCTTATAAATCTGTGCAGGAAATTTAATGTGAGATTACATTCACATCTGATGATGGTTGCTTTGGTCAGAGATGATCACTGGATTATGTTTTGATGTGATAAATtgatataacttataaaaacaagttgaaattgtttaacatgatgtgttaagttaaagtaacataaaatatatgttaatttaacattattttgacAATGTACccaaattattttgtgaatggAAAAGAAATAGGTTTGCTGTAATTCCTCTGCAGGATCAGTCTGCCTGCTTAATCTGTAGATGAGCTCATTTAATCCAATTAGTGAACTATCTTTCTTGTGTCCTCAATGTATCTCAGTTTCTTAGACTGTTACGTTTTAGCAAGCCAATCATATTGCATGTCCTATATGGTTTCATAAAATCTTGCAAAACATTTGCATAGATGTTTATCATATTTTCCCTTTGTTTCTACAAATAGGCAATACAAGACATCACAAGAAACCGTGACATTGTGCCAGAAGAGGTGGTGACACTTATCTATGAAAAGATTGATGTGAATGGAGAAGGTGTGTTTAACATCCAAcgaatttattataaaaatttgctttcaaacatgttttattaatttattgcaTGTCTGaaaacatctctctctctctgtctttaaACGTTCAGGTGAACTGACGCTGGAGGAGTTCATCGAAGGAGCTAAAGGACATTCGGATATTATGGAAATGTTAAAGAAATTGATGGACCTTACACCAGTTTTAGGTATTATTGTTGATGGTCGACGGAAACCGAGCATTGACAGTTAGGTTCGGCTTAACGGCATACTAGAGACAAAATATAATAAACTGAAATCCCGTCCTGAGAACTAATTCATAAGACGTTGAGGTTCAGCCATCTCTCCAGGTATCAGATGTACCTCCTCACAGCACGTGTGATCCTCAGAAGAAAATTCTGGAAAGAATTTAGCTAATTGCTAAATCATGATGTCTGATCCCAGAGGAGATGTAAAGCCTTGTGTGTGTCGGAGGTGTCCAGAGCCAATCACTGATCCTCTAATGCTATGAGTGCAGAGGTCCAAGGAACTGTTGGCAGCACTTGGGGATGAACAACATTATGCTTTTTAAGGAAAAGCTCAGTACAGAATGCTGAGAATATGAgttgcagtgttggggaaagttacttttaaaagtaatacattacaatattaagttactcccaaaaaagtaattaattgcgttacttagttacttttcatggaaattaatgcttacgttactttttagctacttttgcgttactttttcagGACTTGCAGGTGtattttatgactgaaaagttctgcattcacaaattgcatatttcatcacaaaaatgtcgaactctggaatgcaaaataatatacataactatattatcaggggtgtataaagacctttcataatgaaccgttatgtgtttattaccttagaacgatacctttttatctacatacacctaCATACTACATattccttacatggaagtcgccattttgtgctgccatttttctacagaagcccttaacggacaattttttttactaagttggctccgacgatgacatgtttgtccggtggcagctaccgtagcttctctatgtgtttcaaaagcgaggggtgagcaatggactgagccattggttgcaattcgcaacctcaccactagatgccgctaaaatttacacactgcacctttaattcagTAGgcctacataattttttatactgaattaattaaacttaaaaagtaacttgcattacttttttgaaaagtaactcaaatattattgtgtacattttaaaagtaatgcattactttactttttacttcagaaaagtaatattattatgtaatgcacattacttgtaatgcattaccccccCCCTCCCACTGCAAATATGTAACCAGATATGGATATATTGAGATCTCTCCAACAGTCAGtgtactcaaacataaatactcTACTGAGAACATCTGCCATAAAAGTGTAAACCCtattgaaaaatccagctaagaccagcataaactGGTATCTGGTGTTAGCTGGTTTAAAGTGGCAGTAGCTGATTTAAGCTGGACCTCTTAGCCTGGCAAAGCTGATCAAACTGTTGGGTCAGCTGGTGTTCTAGCCTGACCAACTAaatccagctagaccagcttaaaaagtgaacaaaacacagctagaccagcttgaaaccccagcaataccagctaaaaaccaagctggaaaaccagctaagaccagcatgagcatgatttttcagtagggaatggtTTTCAAAGATTTGCTAATGAGATTATCAGTTTCATACCCCTCAATCTATTATGCTTTGTATTTGATCATTTTCCATCAAGCAATTTTTGTAAGAATCAGGTAAGATATGATCTGGTATGGAATATTTCTGTTGCCttaataaaactttaaaacaacaattttgtacctttatcagaaaaaaataaacattggtGAGTGAAATAATGTTCAAACATATTTACTGAAACAATAAACATGTAGAAGCAtcttacaaaaatatacatttgtttTCATAGCCTACATACAACAGCCATACAAAACTACATACATATCCCACAACCTGAACCAAACAATTCATCAATAACTTTGGTCAAATGAAAAATTACTGAGAATGTCAAAAAGCAATAAACAGTTCTTTTAAACTCTTAAACTACATTGCCTTTCAGTATGCTTTACAGAATTTACTGTGTTTTGACTTTGTTTGAACATGTCAGAAGTGATATGTACAGTCTGATAAAGGCATATGTCACTCCCAAAGCGCAGTAAACTGAGGTCAGCATCAGAGGGAGAAAAGGGAAACTCTTCTGCCAGACAGTCAGCGGATAAACAAATTCACAGATGAGCTCCAGAGGAATCAGACCCAACAGATACACTGCTTCCAGTGTGCTCACCAGAGCTCCCTTCCTGGAAAATTTAATAATATACACGAGTGAATTACAATATGAACTGTTGTTCAATTAAACATCTAAgaaagaattaaataaaaacattttacactgaCCTGAATAGCTTTTTCAACGAAGTAAAACTGAAGATTGTAAACAGCAACATGAGAAAAATTTTGATGGGCAACTCTGAAATAAGACAAAAGAGGAATGAAACTATAAGATGATGTTTAAACTTTCAATTGAATTGTTGAGTGTTTTATAACTGGACTTACCTTGGGTTGTGAAGAGAAGTGGAAATAGTGAATAATGACCTGTTGTACTGaggatgagaaaaatcctggcaTCCTCTCTGCTCTCCACTGCAAGCAAACTAAAAAACAAGAAATTGTGTTTGTAAATGTAGTCGAATAACTGAACGTAGATTATACCATCAGATGATCACCTCAAAGGAAGTATAGCCACCAGAATGGCCTTTTCATGCACATGCCAGCCAAACATGAAAGAACCAAGGGCACAAACGACGAGGCAGCGTAAGAATCCTCTCGCTCCATCTGGTCTATGCCAGATCCTGAAAAGAGCAGGCTACAAGAGACAAAATAATAGTGTACTATTATCAGAGCAGAGCACATTTGATAACCAATTTCCTTCCGTTATTACTTTGGTCTTATGCACAGCCATAGATACTGGGGAAAGAGGTGGGAATTGTTTTTGTGGCCCTGATATCTTATCTATGGCCCCACCTTGAGTGAgatgagaaaaaaacaaaaggtCTAAAATATCAGTGTAAATGTACTTACCAATATTGACACTAACGTACACATAAGGGTTGCAAAAGGAGGGACTGAAGGGAGCACAGAGTGCTGAAATTCCTGAACGAGACCACCAGTCATTGAGGCCTTGGGTAGTTTGTTGATGTCAAGCAGTCTGAATTTCACACCTGAATTGAGTATAAAAAGTATGAGTATTATGCATCAAAGCTTATAATAAATATTCAAGTGCCTAATAAATGTTGGAGATATTAAACAAACCCAGGAACGAAATAGCTTTATCTGCTATATTATAAAGTGCCCAGATGTTTGGTGCCCAGTATGCATGGCAGAGTCCACGCTTGAAAGGAAAGAGCCGAGACAAGACTTGTGGAAGCTGGCCCTTTAAGGGAtaaagtaaaatttgttaaTATTTTCGTACTTTACTATATTTGcaattttgtattttaagttAGAATtatgaaactcttcatatcacACCAGAGCTATAAACGGTCCAAATGACACCGCAAAAGTAGACACAACAATTGTTCCAAGTGCTGTCAGTCGTAAAAGACTAAAACTTCTCCACTGCAAAGACCCatctaaaaaaataagcaaaataaaattatcATATTGtcttattattattgtattttgTTCAACGAtgcttacaaaaaaaaacattacctgcATTGTTCTGGGTGAAGCAAAAGCATCTCAACAAATAGATTCCATAGGCAGGTGCAACATATAGATATATATGCTTCAGgtttaaaagtattgaaaacaGCAAGGCCCCCTCCAAGTGTCTTTTCTGTTAATACAAAACATATttcataaataaacaaatgaataaagtCAGATTACAGAACACACAAAATTATAGCCAATACCTGAAAATGTCTTGTTATTGACAGAAGAAGAACACCAAACAGGAAGCCATTATATTGGAAATGAATATCTGCATGAAATT
This sequence is a window from Misgurnus anguillicaudatus chromosome 9, ASM2758022v2, whole genome shotgun sequence. Protein-coding genes within it:
- the guca1d gene encoding guanylate cyclase activator 1d gives rise to the protein MGNNHASLDDILAEDMHHWYNKFMKESPSGLITLFELKSILGLQGMSEDANSYVDQVFFTFDMDGDGYIDFVEYIAAISLMLKGEINQKLKWYFKLFDQDGNGKIDKDELETIFTAIQDITRNRDIVPEEVVTLIYEKIDVNGEGELTLEEFIEGAKGHSDIMEMLKKLMDLTPVLGIIVDGRRKPSIDS
- the alg8 gene encoding dolichyl pyrophosphate Glc1Man9GlcNAc2 alpha-1,3-glucosyltransferase; its protein translation is MVAPMTNDQSWFFALALGVSFLKCLLINAYHSTDFEVHRNWLALTHSLPVSQWYYEATSEWTLDYPPLFAWFEYGLSHIARFFDKEMLVVQNLNYASAATVLFQRLSVIVTDVVFFYAVKECCKCLREDKGKDLHAKPSFILAALLLWNFGLLIVDHIHFQYNGFLFGVLLLSITRHFQKRHLEGALLFSILLNLKHIYLYVAPAYGIYLLRCFCFTQNNADGSLQWRSFSLLRLTALGTIVVSTFAVSFGPFIALGQLPQVLSRLFPFKRGLCHAYWAPNIWALYNIADKAISFLGVKFRLLDINKLPKASMTGGLVQEFQHSVLPSVPPFATLMCTLVSILPALFRIWHRPDGARGFLRCLVVCALGSFMFGWHVHEKAILVAILPLSLLAVESREDARIFLILSTTGHYSLFPLLFTTQELPIKIFLMLLFTIFSFTSLKKLFRKGALVSTLEAVYLLGLIPLELICEFVYPLTVWQKSFPFLPLMLTSVYCALGVTYAFIRLYISLLTCSNKVKTQ